From the Halococcus hamelinensis 100A6 genome, one window contains:
- a CDS encoding ABC transporter substrate-binding protein → MANDSTMDGRVSRRQWLRSGAVVVGGGLLAGCSGGSGSEGGNSTNGGSGAGTDAANGSGPNSGTGTSGTAESTQSSGTGGSYSVSMAPAGEVSFDGVPEDVMVYSLYAADAMVAYGAGDAVNSLGFSAEAGGNTLSAYYERLDGVSFDSSGLQQLNEGGSGGISVSKEVFYQLDSDLHLIDPALVVSFDGWSQSDVTEIGENVAPWFGNNYSRDHTQPPKPYRSDYQYYTLWEVAEKLSQVFQQHQRFQQLASIHDDLVDRIQSNLPPKNQRPTVAELLFMDGTFYPSKINSPGFGNAHIRPLKATDAFTASDIAYGTSYDFEQMLEVDPDVILHQYGIASYYDVGDIRTTLENDSVASNIAAVENDRVYPSGDPVQGPLMNLFQLEMTAKQLYPDQFGEWPDYSSGDPYPQIPKGEQLFDRTKVANVVTEGN, encoded by the coding sequence ATGGCGAACGATTCGACGATGGACGGGAGGGTATCACGGCGACAGTGGTTGCGGTCCGGCGCGGTCGTGGTCGGTGGCGGGCTGCTCGCCGGCTGTAGCGGCGGTTCCGGCAGTGAGGGCGGGAACTCGACGAACGGGGGCTCGGGGGCCGGAACCGACGCGGCTAACGGGTCGGGACCGAACTCGGGAACGGGTACATCCGGGACGGCGGAGTCGACCCAGTCCTCGGGCACGGGCGGGTCGTACTCGGTCTCGATGGCCCCCGCGGGCGAGGTCAGTTTCGACGGTGTCCCGGAGGACGTGATGGTCTACAGCCTCTACGCCGCGGACGCGATGGTCGCCTACGGTGCCGGCGACGCCGTGAACTCGCTGGGGTTCAGCGCGGAGGCCGGCGGGAACACCCTCAGCGCGTACTACGAGCGCCTCGATGGCGTCTCCTTCGACAGCAGCGGTCTCCAGCAGCTCAACGAGGGCGGGTCCGGTGGCATCAGCGTCAGCAAGGAGGTTTTCTACCAGCTCGATTCCGACCTCCACCTCATCGATCCTGCGCTGGTGGTCTCGTTCGACGGTTGGAGCCAATCCGACGTCACGGAGATCGGGGAGAACGTCGCGCCGTGGTTCGGCAACAACTACAGTCGGGATCACACCCAGCCACCGAAACCCTACCGGAGCGACTACCAGTACTACACCCTCTGGGAGGTTGCCGAGAAGCTCTCGCAGGTGTTCCAGCAACACCAGCGCTTCCAGCAGCTCGCATCGATCCACGACGACCTCGTGGATCGGATCCAGTCGAACCTCCCGCCGAAGAACCAACGGCCCACGGTGGCCGAGCTCCTCTTCATGGACGGGACGTTCTACCCCTCGAAGATCAACAGTCCCGGCTTCGGCAACGCTCACATCCGGCCGCTCAAGGCCACCGACGCGTTCACGGCGAGCGACATCGCCTACGGCACCTCCTACGACTTCGAACAGATGCTCGAAGTCGACCCCGACGTGATCCTCCACCAGTACGGGATCGCCTCGTACTACGACGTGGGCGACATCCGGACCACCCTCGAAAACGATTCGGTGGCGAGCAACATCGCGGCCGTCGAGAACGACCGGGTCTACCCCTCGGGCGACCCGGTGCAGGGCCCGCTGATGAACCTCTTCCAGCTGGAGATGACCGCCAAACAGCTCTATCCCGACCAGTTCGGCGAGTGGCCCGACTATTCGAGCGGCGACCCCTATCCCCAGATCCCGAAGGGCGAACAGCTGTTCGACCGCACGAAGGTGGCGAACGTCGTCACCGAGGGCAACTGA
- a CDS encoding DNA polymerase sliding clamp: MFNAIVSAGTLRTALDSVSVLVEECKLHLNEDQVEIRAVDPANVGMVDLTLSATAFESYEADGGVIGVNLSRLQDIAGMAGGDDLVHLELDEETRKLHISIDGLEYTLALIDPDSIRQEPDIPDLDLPATIVLEGRDINRAVKAADMVSDHIALGVDEADEQFYVDAEGDTDDVHFELDNDDLIDLTAGPAHSLFSLDYLKDMNKAIPGDAEVTLDLGEEFPVKLHFDIAEAEGSVTYMLAPRIQSD; this comes from the coding sequence ATGTTCAACGCGATCGTGAGCGCGGGGACCCTGCGGACGGCCCTCGACTCGGTGAGCGTCCTCGTCGAAGAGTGTAAGCTCCACCTCAACGAGGATCAGGTCGAGATCCGGGCGGTGGACCCCGCCAACGTGGGGATGGTCGACCTCACGCTCTCGGCCACCGCCTTCGAGTCCTACGAGGCCGACGGCGGCGTCATCGGGGTCAACCTCTCGCGCCTCCAGGACATCGCCGGGATGGCGGGCGGCGACGACCTCGTCCACCTCGAACTCGACGAGGAGACCCGGAAACTCCACATCTCGATCGACGGGCTGGAGTACACCCTCGCGCTCATCGACCCCGACTCCATCAGGCAGGAGCCCGACATCCCCGACCTCGACCTCCCCGCGACGATCGTGCTCGAAGGCCGGGACATCAATCGCGCCGTGAAGGCCGCCGACATGGTGAGCGACCACATCGCGCTCGGTGTGGACGAGGCCGACGAACAGTTCTACGTCGACGCCGAGGGCGACACCGACGACGTCCACTTCGAGCTCGACAACGACGACCTCATCGACCTCACCGCCGGCCCCGCTCACTCCCTCTTCTCGCTCGACTACCTGAAGGACATGAACAAGGCGATCCCCGGCGACGCGGAGGTCACCCTCGACCTCGGCGAGGAGTTCCCCGTCAAGCTCCACTTCGACATCGCCGAAGCCGAAGGAAGTGTCACCTACATGCTCGCGCCGCGCATCCAGTCGGACTAA
- a CDS encoding MBL fold metallo-hydrolase: METTNVTEGADTFTANVFLVEGARNVLVDAGAMAGVEDRVAERVDDLDAVVLTHQHGDHVAELDAVLDAFDADLLAYDDHPRRTDAIDDGDTVDIGDESFEVVHTPGHADDHVSLVSETTIFSGDVVVHDDGAFDDGSFGRTDMAGQSREELIESIQRILDRLPDSVERMYAGHGGEFHGNVRDVIERALERAERREPKYPDE, from the coding sequence ATGGAGACCACGAACGTCACCGAGGGTGCGGACACGTTCACCGCCAACGTGTTCCTGGTCGAGGGCGCGCGAAACGTCCTGGTCGACGCCGGCGCGATGGCGGGCGTCGAGGACCGGGTGGCCGAGCGCGTCGACGACCTCGACGCGGTAGTGCTCACTCACCAGCACGGCGACCACGTCGCGGAACTCGACGCGGTGCTCGACGCGTTCGACGCCGACCTCCTCGCTTACGACGACCACCCACGGCGGACCGACGCGATCGACGACGGCGACACGGTCGATATCGGCGACGAGTCCTTCGAAGTGGTCCACACACCGGGCCACGCCGACGACCACGTCTCCCTGGTCTCGGAGACGACGATCTTCTCGGGCGACGTCGTGGTCCACGACGACGGCGCGTTCGACGACGGGAGCTTCGGACGAACGGACATGGCCGGCCAGTCGCGCGAGGAGCTCATCGAGAGCATCCAGCGAATCCTCGACCGGCTCCCCGATAGTGTCGAGCGGATGTACGCCGGTCACGGCGGCGAATTCCACGGCAATGTCCGAGACGTGATCGAACGCGCGCTCGAACGCGCCGAGCGACGCGAACCGAAGTACCCCGACGAGTGA